A single genomic interval of Musa acuminata AAA Group cultivar baxijiao chromosome BXJ3-4, Cavendish_Baxijiao_AAA, whole genome shotgun sequence harbors:
- the LOC103982660 gene encoding uncharacterized protein LOC103982660 has product MPHKKLDREAGKESFAPSSSSGFEPLRPPPLLPLFPSFAPPTLHIPDTNSNPNLDSPYGLSVLHKRSIMTPSAAASSATAAVTFPCVAPRRLVSSAARRILRHLDLRLRIFLLLSFSSLYLLLSSSGADGSDGAPGRSFLVDFFSAIAFSSLFLVLCVSLNALPFRSFRLLLSRSSALLLPRHHLEGRQAPASPILWSIGSSSSDKPKTDHRPVSGFNAQLYSNGDVYEGEFHQGKCSGSGVYCYYMSGRYEGDWVDGKYDGYGVETWARGSRYRGHYRQGLRHGFGVYRFYTGDMYAGEWSNGQSHGCGLHTCEDGSRYAGEFKSGVKHGLGHYHFRNGDTYAGEYFADKMHGFGVYRFANGHQYEGAWHEGRRQGLGMYTFRNGETQSGHWQNGILETLSTQSINLGSSIAVNHSKVLNAVQEARRASEKAYDVPRVDDRVNKAVVSANKAANAARVAAVKAVQMRIPNNGNHTV; this is encoded by the exons ATGCCTCATAAGAAGTTGGACAGGGAGGCCGGCAAGGAAAGCTTcgccccctcttcctcctccggttTCGAGCCTCTTCGTCCTCcgcctctcctccctctttttccctcGTTTGCCCCTCCCACCCTCCATATCCCGGACACCAACTCTAACCCTAATCTTGATTCCCCTTATGGCCTCTCCGTCCTCCACAAGCGCTCCATCATGACCCCCTCTGCCGCCGCCTCATCCGCCACCGCTGCCGTCACCTTCCCCTGCGTGGCTCCCCGGCGCCTCGTCTCCTCGGCCGCCCGCCGCATTCTCCGTCATCTCGACCTCCGCCTCcgcatcttcctcctcctctccttttcctccctctacctcctcctctcctcctccggcGCTGACGGTAGCGACGGCGCCCCTGGCCGCTCCTTCCTCGTCGACTTCTTCTCCGCGATCGCCTTCTCGTCCCTATTCCTGGTCCTCTGCGTCTCCCTCAACGCGCTCCCCTTCCGCTCCTTTCGCCTCCTCCTCTCCCGCTCCTCCGCCCTCCTCTTGCCACGCCACCACCTCGAAGGCCGCCAGGCCCCCGCGAGCCCCATTCTCTGGTCCATAGGCAGCTCCTCCTCCGACAAGCCCAAGAccgaccaccgcccagtctcggggTTCAACGCTCAGCTTTACAGCAACGGGGATGTCTACGAGGGCGAGTTCCACCAGGGGAAGTGCTCAGGGAGCGGGGTGTACTGCTACTACATGAGCGGCAGGTACGAGGGAGATTGGGTCGACGGAAAGTATGATGGCTATGGAGTGGAGACCTGGGCCCGGGGGAGCAGGTACAGGGGTCACTACAGGCAGGGACTCCGGCATGGGTTCGGCGTGTACCGGTTCTACACAGGTGATATGTATGCCGGAGAGTGGTCCAACGGGCAGAGTCATGGATGCGGGTTGCACACATGCGAGGATGGGAGCCGATATGCTGGAGAATTCAAGTCGGGGGTGAAGCATGGGCTTGGCCACTACCATTTCAG GAATGGAGATACATATGCTGGTGAGTACTTTGCTGACAAGATGCATGGATTTGGGGTGTACCGTTTCGCAAATGGACATCAATATGAAGGTGCATGGCACGAGGGCAGGCGACAAGGCTTGGGAATGTACACATTCCGGAATGGGGAGACACAATCAGGTCACTGGCAAAATGGTATCCTTGAAACTTTGAGCACTCAGAGCATTAATCTTGGGTCATCAATTGCTGTTAACCATTCAAAAGTACTGAATGCAGTTCAG GAAGCTCGAAGAGCATCAGAAAAAGCTTACGACGTGCCTAGGGTTGATGACAGGGTGAACAAGGCTGTTGTCTCAGCCAACAAAGCAGCCAATGCAGCTAGAGTTGCTGCAGTAAAAGCTGTCCAAATGCGAATCCCTAATAATGGAAACCACACCGTATGA